The Falco peregrinus isolate bFalPer1 chromosome 1, bFalPer1.pri, whole genome shotgun sequence genome has a window encoding:
- the IDH2 gene encoding isocitrate dehydrogenase [NADP], mitochondrial, whose product MAARYLRAAPALSRLARCPLPAASVGQRRHYADKRIKVANPVVEMDGDEMTRIIWAFIKEKLILPNVDVQLKYFDLGLPHRDKTDDQVTIDSALATQKYSVAVKCATITPDEARVEEFKLKKMWKSPNGTIRNILGGTVFREPIICKNIPRLVPGWTKPITIGRHAHGDQYKATDFVVGKSGTFKMVFTPKDGSGVKEWEVYNFPGGGVGMGMYNTDESISGFAHSCFQYAIQKKWPLYMSTKNTILKAYDGRFKDIFQEIFDKHYKTEFDKLKIWYEHRLIDDMVAQVLKSSGGFVWACKNYDGDVQSDILAQGFGSLGLMTSVLVCPDGKTIEAEAAHGTVTRHYREHQKGRPTSTNPIASIFAWTRGLEHRGKLDSNPELIKFAQTLEKVCIETVESGTMTKDLAGCIHGLANVKLNEHFVNTTDFLDAIKNNLDKALGKQ is encoded by the exons ATGGCCGCCCGCTACCTCCGCGCCGCCCCGGCGCTGAGCCGCCTGgcccgctgccccctccccgccgcctcCGTGGGGCAGCGCCGGCACT ATGCCGACAAGCGGATCAAGGTGGCCAACCCGGTGGTGGAGATGGACGGAGATGAGATGACACGGATCATCTGGGCCTTCATCAAGGAGAAG CTCATCCTGCCCAACGTGGACGTCCAGCTGAAGTATTTTGACCTGGGTCTGCCACACCGGGACAAGACAGACGATCAGGTCACCATCGACTCGGCGCTGGCCACCCAGAAGTACAGCGTGGCTGTGAAGTGTGCCACCATCACGCCGGATGAAGCCCGGGTGGAAg AGTTTAAGCTGAAGAAGATGTGGAAGAGCCCCAATGGCACCATCCGAAACATCCTGGGGGGGACGGTTTTCCGGGAGCCCATCATCTGCAAGAACATCCCCCGCCTGGTGCCTGGCTGGACCAAGCCCATCACCATCGGCAGGCATGCCCATGGTGACCAG TACAAAGCCACCGACTTTGTGGTGGGCAAGTCTGGCACGTTCAAGATGGTCTTCACACCGAAGGATGGCAGCGGGGTGAAGGAGTGGGAGGTGTACAACTTCCCCGGCGGCGGCGTGGGCATGGGCATGTACAACACGGATGAG TCCATCTCGGGCTTTGCTCACAGCTGCTTCCAGTACGCCATTCAGAAGAAGTGGCCTCTCTACATGAGCACCAAGAACACCATCCTCAAAGCCTACGATGGGCGCTTCAAAGACATCTTCCAGGAGATCTTCGATAA GCACTACAAGACAGAGTTTGACAAGCTGAAGATCTGGTATGAGCACCGGCTCATCGATGACATGGTGGCCCAGGTGCTGAAGTCTTCTGGCGGCTTTGTCTGGGCATGCAAGAACTATGATGGGGACGTCCAGTCAGACATCCTGGCCCaag GCTTTGGCTCCCTGGGGCTGATGACCTCTGTCCTGGTGTGTCCGGACGGGAAGACCATCGAGGCTGAGGCAGCCCACGGTACCGTCACCCGCCACTACCGGGAGCATCAGAAG GGACGACCCACCAGCACGAACCCCATCGCCAGCATCTTCGCCTGGACGCGTGGCCTGGAGCACCGGGGCAAGCTGGACAGTAACCCGGAGCTCATCAA gtTTGCTCAGACGCTGGAGAAGGTCTGCATAGAAACGGTGGAGAGCGGGACAATGACGAAGGACCTCGCTGGCTGCATCCATGGTCTCGCCAA TGTGAAGCTGAATGAGCACTTTGTGAACACCACTGACTTCCTCGACGCCATCAAGAACAACTTGGACAAGGCCCTGGGCAAACAGTAG